The Anopheles coluzzii chromosome 2, AcolN3, whole genome shotgun sequence genome window below encodes:
- the LOC120951265 gene encoding farnesol dehydrogenase-like: MDRWNGKVAVVTGASSGIGAEIAKDLAKAGMITIGLARRVERVEQLKQQLPKEAANRLHAMKCDVSIETDIERTFQRIADTYGGVDVLVNNAGIVRQNNLLDLGTAADLRAVLDTNVTGLVLCSQWAYKSMVDRKVDGHIVHISSIAGHSVPNFPKLNIYPGTKHAVRAITETMRHEMRDAGTKIKVTSVSPGAVKTEILDGIPIPEEMPLLEAEDISAAVLYAIGTPPHVQVHELIIKPVGEVM; encoded by the exons ATGGATCGTTGGAACGGTAAGGTAGCGGTAGTGACGGGCGCCAGTTCTGGCATCGGGGCCGAGATTGCCAAAGATCTGGCCAAAGCCGGCATGATTACGATCGGACTGGCCCGGCGTGTCGAGCGAGTCGAACAGCTGAAGCAGCAGCTGCCGAAGGAAGCGGCCAACCGGCTTCACGCGATGAAGTGTGACGTTTCGATCGAAACCGACATCGAGCGGACGTTCCAGCGCATCGCGGACACGTACGGTGGGGTGGACGTGCTGGTAAACAATGCCGGCATCGTGCGCCAGAACAATCTGCTCGACCTCGGTACGGCGGCCGATCTGCGCGCCGTGCTGGACACGAACGTGACGGGGCTGGTGCTGTGCAGCCAGTGGGCCTACAAGTCGATGGTGGACCGGAAGGTGGATGGGCACATTGTGCACATCAGCAGCATTGCCGGCCACAGTGTGCCGAACTTCCCGAAGCTTAACATCTACCCCGGTACGAAGCATGCGGTGCGCGCGATCACGGAAACGATGCGCCACGAGATGCGGGACGCTGGTACGAAGATTAAGGTGACG AGCGTTAGCCCTGGTGCAGTGAAGACGGAAATTCTGGACGGTATTCCTATTCCGGAAGAAATGCCATTGCTCGAGGCGGAAGACATCTCGGCGGCCGTACTGTACGCCATCGGCACACCGCCCCACGTACAGGTGCACGAGCTCATCATCAAGCCGGTTGGGGAAGTCATGTAG